A stretch of Peteryoungia algae DNA encodes these proteins:
- a CDS encoding PAS domain S-box protein, producing the protein MEQVDLRKSVAAAKLVECGRVVGEQLFPLLVGAIAESLSVRWVLLCVVDQHDAQKAHTLAFWDNGPAENFAYDLAHTPCSQIVEQGTCAYASDVVQLFPRDKILQKMGAESYVGTPLRAINGQVVGLIAVLHDEPIENTQLAADVLEIFAGRAAAEIERVRSTSVNERLGRVVEDSVSEVYLFNAETYCFELVNRGARENLGYTMDELRRLTPWDLKPDLSKEAFINMVAPLRDGSERVLQFETRHRRKDGTRYDVSVRLQLLGDLDKVFYAAIEDITARNQAARELGLTTQRLNAIINNTMMAIFMMDSRQHCVFMNSAAEHLTGYKLEEVKGRPLHDVIHHTHPDGRHFPLEDCPIDRAFPEENQVQGEETFIHKDGRFYPVAFTASPIRDDEGIAIGTVIEAREITEELRAREALHSFNDALQKRVAEAIEARSKIELQLLQAQKMEAIGKLTGGVAHDFNNLLQVVRGNLEFLARDVAGNEKAEARARNALTAVVRGAKLASQLLAFGRRQPLEPKPINLARLMRELDDMLQRVLGDGVEIETVTAGGLWNCLADPTQVENAVLNLAINGRDAMDGHGKLTIEVGNASLDDAYAAQHVDVTAGQYVMIAVTDNGCGIAPDKLEHVFEPFYTTKPEGQGTGLGLSMVYGFVKQSGGHVKIYSEVDHGTTVRIYLPRTRQDEAMVVQSTLEAVAGTETILLVEDDLGVRETAAEMLSDLGYRVLKSKNADSALAVIESGAEIDLLFTDVVMPGVLRSTELADLFIQRLPNAAVLYTSGYTQNAIVHAGRLDPGVELLSKPYSREDLSRKIRQVLDRRKVPSTTETGRKPMARPRTVLLLEDEPLIRMSTADMLAELNLTVIEAGTTREANRLLQDSAIDVLIADLTLPDGSGFDVARVAKQANANVLVIFATGKSVNIPPDLSGAKWLSKPYDFTALAKSLSGANTD; encoded by the coding sequence GTGGAACAAGTCGATCTTCGGAAATCCGTCGCGGCTGCGAAGCTGGTTGAGTGCGGGAGAGTGGTTGGAGAGCAGCTCTTCCCCCTGTTGGTCGGCGCGATCGCCGAGTCATTGTCAGTCCGTTGGGTGCTGCTGTGTGTCGTGGATCAGCATGACGCGCAGAAGGCCCACACCCTCGCATTCTGGGACAATGGACCAGCGGAGAATTTTGCTTACGACCTCGCGCACACTCCGTGCTCGCAAATCGTGGAGCAGGGAACATGCGCTTACGCGAGCGATGTCGTGCAGCTATTCCCGCGTGATAAGATTCTGCAGAAAATGGGGGCGGAAAGCTATGTTGGGACGCCACTGCGGGCGATCAACGGCCAGGTGGTTGGCCTGATCGCTGTCCTTCACGATGAGCCAATCGAAAACACCCAACTTGCGGCAGATGTCTTGGAAATCTTTGCAGGACGTGCAGCCGCTGAGATCGAGCGCGTTCGTAGTACTTCAGTAAATGAGCGCCTGGGCAGAGTGGTCGAAGATTCCGTCAGCGAAGTCTATCTGTTCAATGCCGAGACCTATTGCTTCGAGCTGGTGAACCGCGGCGCACGAGAAAACCTCGGCTACACGATGGATGAGCTCCGTCGGCTGACACCTTGGGACTTGAAGCCAGACCTTAGCAAAGAAGCTTTTATCAATATGGTCGCTCCACTTCGCGATGGGAGCGAACGCGTGCTGCAATTTGAGACGCGCCATCGACGGAAGGACGGGACCCGCTATGATGTGTCGGTCCGACTTCAGCTTCTTGGTGACCTCGACAAGGTTTTCTATGCAGCTATCGAGGACATTACAGCCCGCAACCAAGCGGCTCGAGAACTCGGCCTTACCACGCAACGATTAAACGCCATCATCAACAACACGATGATGGCGATATTCATGATGGATAGCCGACAGCATTGTGTGTTCATGAATTCTGCTGCTGAGCACCTCACCGGCTATAAACTTGAGGAAGTTAAGGGGCGACCCCTTCACGACGTCATCCATCACACCCACCCCGATGGCCGGCATTTCCCTTTGGAGGATTGCCCGATCGACAGAGCTTTCCCCGAGGAAAACCAGGTACAGGGAGAGGAAACGTTTATTCATAAAGACGGCAGGTTCTACCCTGTCGCATTCACCGCCTCACCAATTCGGGATGACGAAGGCATAGCCATTGGGACTGTCATTGAAGCGCGTGAGATCACGGAAGAGCTTCGTGCACGAGAAGCACTTCACTCCTTCAACGACGCTTTGCAGAAACGCGTAGCCGAGGCAATTGAAGCGCGGAGCAAGATTGAGCTTCAGCTCTTGCAAGCGCAGAAGATGGAAGCAATCGGTAAGCTTACGGGCGGCGTCGCACACGACTTCAACAATCTGCTTCAGGTAGTCAGAGGCAACCTTGAATTTCTGGCGCGAGACGTTGCCGGCAACGAAAAAGCGGAAGCACGTGCACGAAACGCACTGACTGCGGTTGTCAGAGGTGCGAAACTTGCCTCGCAGCTTCTTGCATTCGGCCGCCGGCAACCTCTCGAACCGAAGCCCATCAATCTTGCCCGTCTCATGCGGGAACTAGACGACATGCTTCAGCGGGTTTTGGGGGATGGTGTCGAGATTGAGACGGTCACAGCGGGTGGCTTGTGGAATTGCCTGGCTGACCCGACCCAAGTCGAAAATGCCGTGCTGAACCTTGCTATCAACGGACGCGATGCCATGGATGGACATGGGAAGCTGACCATAGAGGTTGGGAACGCTTCCCTTGACGACGCTTATGCTGCCCAGCACGTCGACGTGACCGCGGGGCAGTATGTGATGATCGCAGTCACGGATAACGGCTGCGGTATTGCGCCAGACAAATTGGAGCACGTGTTCGAGCCGTTCTACACGACGAAGCCCGAAGGCCAGGGAACCGGCCTGGGACTGAGCATGGTCTACGGCTTCGTAAAGCAGTCCGGCGGACATGTAAAAATCTACAGCGAAGTGGACCATGGAACAACGGTGAGGATATATCTGCCACGCACCCGTCAAGACGAGGCAATGGTGGTGCAGAGCACCTTAGAGGCAGTCGCGGGTACTGAGACCATCCTTTTGGTCGAGGATGATCTTGGAGTGAGAGAGACGGCAGCTGAGATGCTATCCGATCTCGGCTACCGCGTGCTTAAATCGAAGAACGCCGACAGCGCCTTGGCCGTGATTGAGTCTGGCGCTGAAATCGATCTGCTGTTCACGGATGTGGTGATGCCCGGTGTCTTGCGCAGTACTGAGCTGGCGGACCTCTTCATTCAACGCTTACCGAACGCGGCTGTGCTCTACACCTCGGGCTATACACAGAACGCCATCGTCCACGCAGGGCGGCTTGACCCGGGCGTAGAGCTTCTCAGCAAACCCTATAGTCGCGAGGATCTCTCGCGGAAGATCCGGCAGGTTCTCGATCGCAGGAAAGTCCCGTCCACTACCGAAACGGGTAGAAAGCCGATGGCGAGACCACGAACGGTTCTGCTCCTTGAGGATGAACCATTAATTCGCATGAGCACCGCAGACATGCTGGCTGAGCTCAATCTGACCGTGATTGAAGCTGGTACAACCCGCGAAGCCAACAGACTCTTGCAAGATAGCGCGATTGATGTGCTTATCGCAGACCTGACGCTTCCCGATGGCTCAGGATTTGATGTCGCGCGGGTCGCAAAACAAGCCAATGCGAATGTGCTTGTCATCTTTGCGACCGGCAAATCGGTCAATATCCCTCCGGACCTCAGCGGAGCAAAATGGCTTTCAAAACCCTACGATTTTACAGCTTTGGCCAAAAGCCTCTCGGGTGCCAATACTGATTGA
- a CDS encoding FadR/GntR family transcriptional regulator → MFNKTLVPQSVAREIQGMIQSGQLKPGEKIPSQREFSQKFGISRASLREALLTLETLGLLKTEAGRGTFVASPAATAGTSGHMAPWRYSDSYSVFDVFQTRILLEGEIARLAAGRLAQLQLDKMEQATRTMEDCWASQDLLANVEADLEFHGTIVSACSNAMLKALYQTVRDQVTETQRQPIPITDPERMRESISEHRKIISALRSNDGQRAKLEMETHIRNTARCAGLEP, encoded by the coding sequence ATGTTCAACAAGACGCTCGTGCCACAATCCGTGGCACGCGAGATCCAGGGCATGATCCAGTCCGGCCAGTTGAAGCCGGGTGAGAAAATCCCGTCGCAACGCGAGTTCTCACAGAAATTCGGCATTAGTCGCGCGTCCTTGCGCGAAGCCTTGCTGACCCTGGAAACGCTGGGCCTTCTGAAGACGGAAGCGGGCAGGGGGACGTTCGTTGCCAGTCCGGCAGCCACGGCCGGCACGAGCGGTCATATGGCGCCTTGGCGTTATTCCGACAGCTATTCGGTCTTCGATGTTTTCCAGACCCGTATCCTGCTCGAAGGCGAAATTGCGCGGTTAGCCGCAGGCCGTCTTGCCCAGTTGCAGCTCGACAAAATGGAGCAGGCGACCAGAACGATGGAGGACTGCTGGGCCAGCCAGGATCTGCTGGCCAATGTCGAGGCCGATCTCGAATTTCACGGTACAATCGTTTCCGCCTGTTCGAATGCCATGCTCAAGGCGCTTTACCAAACGGTGCGGGATCAGGTGACGGAGACTCAGCGGCAGCCGATCCCGATCACTGATCCCGAGAGGATGCGGGAATCGATCAGTGAGCACCGAAAGATCATTTCGGCGCTCCGGTCGAATGATGGCCAGCGGGCTAAACTCGAGATGGAAACCCATATCCGCAATACCGCCCGTTGTGCGGGACTGGAGCCGTAA
- the hydA gene encoding dihydropyrimidinase — protein sequence MRFDTVIRNGTVVTASDTFVSDVGIKDGRIAALAANITDAEEVIDATGLFVLPGGIDSHVHLDQPSGDGIVMADDFDSGTQSAAIGGNSTVLAFCMQEKGQSLREALKIYHAKAEGKCHVDVSFHLVITDPTAEVLGQELPALVEDGYTSLKVFMTYEGLRLRDDEILATLDTARRTGALVMVHCENEDAIRYLIGRHEDEGKFAPKYHATTRPVAAEREATHRALSLAEIVDVPIVIVHVSNREAMEEIRRARQRGQKIAGETCPQYLMLTADDLDLEGLDGAKFVCSPPPRDKASQDACWEGIEQGVFDLFSSDHCPFRFDDPEGKLNEKGKRHFRWIPNGIPGVSTRLPILFSEGVMKGRIDINRFVAVTSTNHAKLYGMYPQKGTIAIGSDADIALWDPTQRVTLTNDILQHGADYTPYEGLEVTGWPVRLFVRGKTVMERGSLVDAGHGHYQSRKRSSLIKAASLDATRRP from the coding sequence ATGCGCTTCGATACGGTGATCCGCAACGGAACGGTGGTAACGGCGAGCGATACCTTCGTCAGCGACGTCGGCATCAAGGATGGCCGTATTGCCGCACTCGCCGCAAACATCACGGATGCCGAAGAAGTCATCGACGCCACCGGCCTTTTCGTGCTTCCCGGCGGCATCGACAGCCATGTGCATCTCGACCAGCCCTCCGGCGACGGCATTGTCATGGCCGACGATTTCGACAGCGGCACGCAGTCAGCCGCCATTGGCGGCAACAGCACGGTCTTGGCCTTCTGCATGCAGGAAAAGGGTCAGTCCCTGCGTGAAGCGCTGAAGATCTACCATGCCAAGGCCGAGGGAAAATGCCACGTCGACGTTTCCTTCCACCTCGTGATCACCGATCCGACGGCCGAAGTGCTCGGCCAGGAACTGCCAGCCCTGGTCGAGGACGGCTACACCTCGCTCAAGGTCTTCATGACCTATGAGGGACTTCGCCTGCGCGACGACGAGATCCTCGCCACGCTCGACACGGCAAGACGAACCGGCGCGCTAGTCATGGTTCACTGCGAGAACGAGGACGCCATCCGCTACCTGATCGGACGGCACGAGGATGAAGGCAAGTTCGCGCCGAAGTACCACGCCACGACCCGACCCGTCGCAGCCGAACGGGAGGCAACCCATCGCGCATTGTCGCTCGCCGAAATCGTCGACGTGCCCATCGTCATCGTGCATGTCTCGAACCGCGAGGCCATGGAAGAAATCCGCCGCGCCCGCCAGCGGGGCCAGAAAATCGCTGGCGAAACATGCCCGCAATATCTGATGCTGACGGCAGACGACCTCGATCTCGAAGGGCTGGATGGCGCGAAATTCGTCTGCTCGCCGCCACCGCGCGACAAGGCAAGCCAGGACGCTTGCTGGGAAGGGATCGAGCAGGGCGTCTTCGACCTGTTCTCCTCCGACCACTGCCCCTTCCGCTTCGACGATCCGGAAGGCAAGCTGAACGAGAAGGGAAAGCGGCATTTCCGCTGGATCCCGAACGGCATTCCGGGCGTCTCGACCCGCCTGCCGATCCTGTTCTCCGAAGGGGTAATGAAAGGCCGGATCGACATCAACCGTTTCGTCGCGGTGACCTCGACCAACCACGCGAAACTCTACGGCATGTACCCGCAAAAGGGCACGATTGCGATCGGTTCCGATGCGGACATAGCGCTCTGGGATCCGACGCAGCGGGTTACACTGACCAACGACATCCTTCAGCACGGTGCCGACTACACACCCTATGAGGGCCTGGAGGTGACGGGCTGGCCCGTGCGTCTCTTCGTTCGCGGCAAGACGGTCATGGAACGCGGCTCGCTCGTGGATGCCGGACACGGCCACTATCAAAGCCGCAAGCGGTCGAGCCTGATCAAGGCCGCCAGTTTGGACGCAACAAGGCGCCCATAA
- a CDS encoding cysteine desulfurase-like protein: MANSSTKTLDLDYVRSQFPGLARGWTFFDNAGGSQILKGAVERINTFLFEKNVQIGGSYEVSQAAAAALYEARTAAMHLVNAGRPEEIVFGNSTTALLQNLAKAMHSQLSAGDEIVITIADHESNIGPWDRLQERGVVLKVWPLNKENLTLDLADLAPLMTERTKLVCVTHCSNLLGSINPIREIADFVHARGAKICVDAVAYAPHRAVDVQALDVDYYVFSLYKTYGPHYALMYGKYDLLLALDPLYHYFYGYDKVPGKLEPGNPNYELAYSTCGIVDYLVSLGERAGETGSARQKIEAGYAAITAQEDALTERLLTYLRSRNDCMIVGQSVNRESQRVPTIAFRFDGREAGDLCKAMDAEKIAMRFGDFHSRRLAEYLGLTDHGGMLRVSMVHYNTIEEVDRFTAALDRILAGDVGLARAS; the protein is encoded by the coding sequence ATGGCAAACAGTTCAACCAAGACGCTCGATCTCGACTACGTGCGCAGCCAGTTCCCGGGGCTTGCCCGCGGCTGGACTTTCTTCGACAATGCCGGGGGATCGCAGATCCTCAAGGGTGCCGTCGAACGCATCAACACGTTCCTGTTCGAAAAGAACGTCCAGATCGGTGGGTCCTACGAAGTCTCGCAAGCCGCAGCCGCAGCGCTTTACGAAGCGCGCACTGCCGCCATGCATCTCGTCAATGCAGGTCGCCCGGAAGAGATCGTCTTCGGCAACTCCACCACCGCGTTGCTGCAGAATCTGGCCAAGGCCATGCACAGCCAATTGTCAGCGGGCGACGAGATCGTCATCACCATAGCGGATCACGAGTCCAACATCGGTCCCTGGGATAGGCTGCAGGAACGCGGTGTGGTGCTCAAAGTCTGGCCCCTCAACAAGGAAAACTTGACGCTCGACCTCGCTGACCTTGCGCCGCTGATGACCGAGCGGACCAAGCTCGTCTGCGTCACCCACTGCTCGAACCTCCTGGGCTCGATCAACCCGATCCGTGAGATCGCCGATTTCGTCCATGCCAGAGGTGCAAAGATTTGCGTCGATGCCGTCGCCTATGCCCCGCACCGCGCCGTCGACGTTCAGGCCTTGGACGTCGATTATTATGTCTTCAGCCTCTACAAGACCTACGGCCCGCACTACGCGCTGATGTACGGCAAATACGATCTCCTGCTCGCACTCGACCCGCTCTATCACTACTTCTACGGCTACGACAAAGTCCCAGGAAAACTGGAGCCGGGAAATCCGAACTATGAGCTTGCCTATTCGACCTGCGGGATCGTCGATTATCTCGTCTCTCTGGGAGAACGGGCCGGGGAGACAGGATCGGCCCGCCAGAAGATCGAGGCCGGTTATGCCGCCATCACAGCCCAGGAAGACGCGCTCACCGAACGGCTGCTGACCTATCTGCGTTCCCGCAATGACTGCATGATCGTTGGCCAGTCCGTAAACCGCGAGAGCCAGCGCGTGCCGACGATCGCTTTCCGTTTCGACGGTCGCGAGGCAGGCGATCTTTGCAAGGCCATGGATGCAGAGAAGATCGCCATGCGTTTCGGCGACTTCCACTCCCGCCGGCTTGCCGAATATCTTGGCCTCACCGACCACGGCGGCATGCTGCGCGTCTCGATGGTGCATTACAACACGATTGAGGAGGTCGACCGTTTTACAGCTGCCCTTGACCGCATCCTCGCTGGGGACGTGGGCCTGGCAAGGGCAAGCTGA
- a CDS encoding ABC transporter substrate-binding protein has protein sequence MTRSSTVKATLVAGLLATFGSPVHAADLTVGANIGNVPWEFEDASGKVTGFEVDLVNEIAKRLGKTVEFVNTPFNGLFPAVQSGRINMAISSITITEKRLESVSFAQPYYDSDQSLTVTAASGITGLADMGDKVVGVDTGSTGDMWADANKGEYKLGEIRRFEGLQPAMLDLVAGRIDGYISDIPALLYYVKDKPELKVVERIPTGEKYSIMFNKDDPLAAEVNTVITTLKQEGFIAQLHETWFGAKAEDTTSTVTVLDMPKAM, from the coding sequence ATGACACGTTCATCCACAGTCAAGGCAACACTGGTGGCAGGCCTGCTGGCCACCTTCGGCAGCCCGGTGCACGCAGCAGACCTGACGGTCGGCGCGAATATCGGCAATGTGCCGTGGGAATTTGAAGACGCCAGTGGCAAGGTCACCGGTTTCGAGGTCGACCTCGTCAACGAGATCGCAAAACGCCTCGGCAAGACAGTCGAATTCGTCAACACGCCATTCAACGGCCTCTTCCCGGCTGTCCAGTCTGGCCGCATCAACATGGCGATCTCGTCGATCACCATCACCGAAAAGCGGCTGGAATCAGTTTCGTTCGCCCAGCCATACTATGACAGCGACCAGTCGCTTACGGTAACGGCCGCCTCGGGCATCACCGGCCTGGCCGACATGGGCGACAAAGTCGTCGGCGTGGATACCGGCTCGACCGGCGACATGTGGGCCGATGCCAACAAGGGCGAGTACAAGCTCGGAGAAATTCGCCGCTTCGAGGGTCTCCAGCCCGCGATGCTCGACCTGGTTGCCGGCCGCATCGACGGCTACATTTCCGACATTCCGGCCCTTCTCTACTACGTCAAGGACAAGCCGGAACTGAAGGTGGTTGAACGCATCCCGACGGGCGAGAAATACTCGATCATGTTCAACAAGGATGATCCGCTCGCAGCCGAAGTGAACACCGTCATCACCACACTTAAGCAAGAGGGCTTCATCGCCCAACTGCATGAGACCTGGTTCGGTGCCAAGGCCGAGGACACCACCTCGACAGTCACCGTACTCGACATGCCCAAGGCCATGTAA
- a CDS encoding SDR family oxidoreductase: protein MELGLKNKTALVMGASRGLGAAIARGLAEEGVTVYAAARNISAISAWASELAPTSGTVIPLQLDLSDIDSVDGAIASLVAAGGVDILVNNSGGPPPAAAIDAKRTDWIGNFETMAANIFHLTTSLLPGMREKRWGRIISIASSGVEQPIARLALSNGIRSALIGWSKTLAAEVASEGVTVNVLLPGRIHTQRVDELDAAAASRSAKSVEEIAAASAAGIPTGRYGRPEEFAAVAVFLASEPASYVTGSKIRVDGGAIRSV, encoded by the coding sequence ATGGAACTGGGCTTGAAAAACAAAACCGCTCTTGTGATGGGTGCAAGCCGCGGACTGGGCGCCGCGATTGCCCGCGGGCTCGCCGAAGAAGGGGTGACAGTCTATGCCGCCGCCCGCAACATCTCGGCCATTTCGGCCTGGGCATCCGAGCTCGCACCGACGTCCGGTACCGTCATTCCGCTGCAGCTCGACCTTTCCGACATCGACAGCGTGGACGGGGCAATTGCCTCTCTGGTTGCGGCAGGGGGTGTCGACATTCTCGTCAACAATTCTGGTGGCCCGCCGCCGGCTGCAGCCATCGATGCGAAACGAACGGACTGGATCGGCAATTTCGAGACGATGGCTGCCAACATCTTCCATCTGACCACTAGTCTTCTGCCCGGGATGCGGGAAAAGCGCTGGGGTCGGATCATATCGATCGCCTCCTCAGGAGTAGAACAGCCGATCGCACGGCTGGCGCTTTCGAACGGTATTCGCTCGGCCCTGATAGGCTGGTCGAAAACACTTGCTGCGGAAGTAGCCTCAGAAGGTGTCACGGTGAACGTGCTTCTTCCGGGGCGCATTCACACACAAAGGGTGGACGAACTCGATGCAGCCGCAGCCAGCCGTTCAGCCAAGAGTGTCGAGGAGATCGCGGCCGCATCCGCTGCCGGCATTCCGACCGGGCGTTATGGTCGGCCTGAGGAATTTGCCGCAGTTGCCGTGTTCCTGGCCTCCGAGCCCGCCTCGTATGTGACGGGAAGCAAGATCAGAGTGGATGGCGGTGCAATCCGATCCGTCTGA
- a CDS encoding amino acid ABC transporter ATP-binding protein, with amino-acid sequence MTETNTPLISVRGLTKAYGTFTVLHDIDLDIAEGEVVCVIGPSGSGKSTLIRCINHLEAFAPESRITVDGIRVEPGPALAKVRAEVGMVFQSFNLFPHMTVLKNVMLAPMRVRGTGKAEAERKARELLARVGISEQAEKYPGHLSGGQQQRVAIARALAMEPRVLLFDEPTSALDPEMVGEVLDVMRKLAGSGVTMVVVTHEMGFARQVADRVIFMDGGRLVESGPPEEIFDTPKHERTRGFLRAVLNH; translated from the coding sequence ATGACTGAGACGAACACGCCCCTCATCTCCGTCCGCGGCCTGACCAAGGCCTATGGCACCTTCACCGTGCTGCACGATATCGACCTCGACATTGCCGAAGGCGAAGTCGTCTGCGTCATCGGCCCATCCGGCTCCGGCAAATCTACGCTCATTCGTTGCATCAACCATCTCGAAGCCTTCGCACCTGAAAGCCGCATCACCGTCGACGGCATCCGCGTCGAACCCGGCCCTGCCCTTGCCAAGGTGCGCGCCGAGGTCGGGATGGTCTTCCAGTCCTTCAACCTCTTCCCGCACATGACGGTGCTGAAGAATGTCATGCTCGCCCCGATGCGGGTCCGTGGCACGGGGAAAGCGGAAGCAGAGCGCAAGGCGCGCGAATTGCTGGCCCGCGTCGGCATATCGGAGCAGGCAGAGAAATATCCGGGCCATCTCTCCGGCGGCCAGCAGCAACGTGTGGCGATCGCCCGAGCCCTGGCCATGGAGCCGCGCGTGCTGCTTTTCGACGAGCCAACCTCGGCGCTCGATCCGGAAATGGTCGGCGAAGTGCTCGACGTCATGCGCAAGCTCGCCGGATCAGGTGTCACTATGGTCGTCGTGACACACGAGATGGGCTTTGCCCGCCAGGTTGCCGACCGCGTGATCTTCATGGATGGCGGACGGCTGGTCGAGAGCGGGCCTCCCGAAGAGATCTTCGACACCCCGAAACATGAGCGGACGCGCGGCTTCCTGCGCGCAGTCCTCAATCACTGA
- a CDS encoding energy-coupling factor ABC transporter permease, which translates to MHIEPGVVDGAKLAFSYATAALSFGLVAKMATDDLKAKASPASLAGRTVLTTALVFSFFEVLPHHPVGVSEVHLILGSTLFLIFGAGAASIGLALGLLLQGLFIAPFDLPQYGMNVTTLVIPLYAISQLASRIIPERKAYVDLGYRDALALSTTYQGGIVAWVAFWVLYGNGFTAESLSSIATFGAAYMTVILAEPLVDLAVLAAAKSLRKATDSGLFNERLHRAAA; encoded by the coding sequence ATGCATATCGAACCCGGCGTCGTGGACGGCGCCAAACTCGCATTCAGCTACGCAACCGCGGCACTCTCCTTCGGCCTTGTCGCCAAGATGGCAACTGACGACCTGAAGGCCAAGGCATCACCCGCGTCCCTGGCCGGCCGGACAGTGCTGACAACCGCACTCGTCTTCTCCTTCTTCGAGGTTCTGCCTCACCATCCGGTCGGCGTCTCCGAAGTTCACCTGATCCTGGGCTCCACGCTCTTTTTGATCTTCGGCGCTGGTGCGGCCTCGATCGGCCTGGCGCTGGGTCTCCTCCTGCAGGGGCTCTTCATCGCGCCCTTCGACCTTCCGCAATACGGGATGAACGTGACGACGCTGGTCATTCCGCTCTATGCCATCAGCCAGCTCGCCAGCCGCATCATTCCGGAGAGAAAAGCCTATGTCGATCTCGGCTACCGCGACGCGCTCGCCCTCTCCACGACCTACCAGGGCGGCATCGTCGCCTGGGTCGCCTTCTGGGTGCTTTACGGCAACGGCTTCACCGCCGAGAGCCTTAGCAGCATCGCAACCTTCGGCGCTGCCTATATGACGGTGATCCTGGCCGAGCCGCTTGTCGATCTCGCCGTCCTGGCTGCGGCCAAGTCGCTGCGCAAGGCGACCGACAGTGGTCTCTTCAACGAGCGCCTGCATCGCGCAGCCGCCTGA
- a CDS encoding amino acid ABC transporter permease, translating to MTLINTFFNVDVLLNSLPALLWGLVVTLQIGITSILVGLAGGLFLAVARLYAPAFFKLLIRIYIDIFRSIPLLVLLIVVYYALPFVGIRLSPFLSAVTALSLVSAAYTAEIFRAGIEAIPHGQFEASAALGLSNRHTMVDVILPQAIRIVIPPLTNNCINVMKDTALASVVAMPDLLKQATQAQALAANPTPLIGAALIYIALLWPMVAVVSRLEKHFSRGKR from the coding sequence ATGACACTCATCAATACCTTCTTCAACGTCGACGTCCTGCTGAACAGCCTTCCGGCCCTGCTCTGGGGTCTGGTTGTGACCTTGCAAATCGGCATCACGAGCATTCTCGTCGGTCTCGCCGGTGGTCTCTTTCTGGCGGTAGCACGCCTTTACGCGCCGGCCTTCTTCAAGCTCCTCATCCGCATCTATATCGACATCTTCCGCTCGATCCCGCTGCTGGTGCTGCTGATCGTTGTCTATTACGCGCTCCCCTTTGTTGGCATTCGGCTTTCGCCTTTCCTGTCTGCCGTAACCGCATTGTCGCTCGTCTCGGCAGCCTACACGGCGGAGATCTTTCGTGCCGGTATCGAGGCCATCCCCCATGGCCAGTTCGAGGCCTCGGCGGCACTCGGCCTATCCAACCGTCATACGATGGTCGACGTAATCCTTCCGCAGGCGATCCGCATCGTCATTCCGCCGCTCACCAATAACTGCATCAACGTGATGAAGGACACGGCTCTCGCCTCCGTCGTCGCCATGCCCGACCTTCTGAAGCAGGCGACCCAGGCGCAGGCGCTCGCCGCCAATCCGACGCCGCTGATCGGCGCGGCGCTTATCTACATCGCCCTGCTTTGGCCGATGGTCGCTGTCGTCTCACGACTCGAGAAACATTTCAGCCGGGGGAAACGCTGA